Proteins encoded within one genomic window of Geotalea daltonii FRC-32:
- the secY gene encoding preprotein translocase subunit SecY, with translation MLEAFQNIFKIPELKKRVLFSLAMLAVYRVGCHIPTPGIDSQALAHFFKQAQGTLLGLFDMFSGGALEKLTVFALGIMPYISSSIIFQLLTVVVPAIEKLSKEGEAGRKKIIQYTRYGTIVLSVVQALGISIGLESMRGPAGELVVPSPGWGFRIMTVITLTAGTAFIMWLGEQMSEKGIGNGISLIIFAGIVARIPTAILNSFRLLKTGEIPLFAIIFVLALMFLAIAAVVFVERGQRRLPIHYAKRVVGLKTYGTQTSHLPLKVNMAGVIPPIFASSIIMFPATVGNFINIPWVQKASKSLTPGNWVYNLFYVAFIVFFCYFYTAVTFNPVDVAENVKKQGGYIPGIRPGKETSEFLDRVLTKLTFAGAIYISAVCVLPSILIGKFNLPFYFGGTALLIAVGVGMDTVAQIESHLITRSYEGFMKGVKIKGRR, from the coding sequence TTGTTAGAGGCCTTCCAGAACATATTTAAAATTCCTGAACTGAAAAAAAGAGTTCTCTTCTCCTTGGCAATGCTTGCAGTGTACAGGGTAGGGTGTCATATCCCAACTCCTGGCATTGACAGCCAAGCGCTGGCGCACTTCTTCAAGCAAGCGCAGGGGACCCTCCTGGGACTCTTCGATATGTTCTCTGGTGGCGCATTAGAAAAGCTCACCGTTTTTGCACTCGGTATCATGCCATATATTTCTTCCTCCATCATTTTTCAGTTGCTGACTGTGGTTGTGCCAGCTATCGAAAAGTTATCTAAAGAGGGGGAAGCCGGCCGGAAAAAAATTATACAATATACCCGTTACGGCACTATAGTGCTGAGTGTAGTACAAGCACTGGGTATAAGCATCGGTCTTGAAAGCATGAGAGGCCCGGCAGGGGAATTGGTTGTGCCAAGCCCCGGCTGGGGATTTCGGATCATGACTGTTATCACATTGACGGCCGGAACGGCTTTTATCATGTGGCTCGGCGAGCAGATGTCAGAAAAGGGCATCGGCAACGGGATTTCCCTGATAATTTTCGCAGGCATCGTCGCCCGCATTCCGACAGCTATTCTTAACAGCTTTAGACTTCTTAAGACCGGTGAGATTCCACTCTTTGCAATTATATTTGTGCTTGCGCTGATGTTTCTGGCGATTGCTGCTGTCGTCTTCGTCGAGCGAGGACAGCGTAGGCTGCCGATTCATTATGCAAAGCGTGTTGTCGGATTAAAGACTTACGGGACGCAAACTTCGCACCTTCCGCTCAAGGTCAATATGGCGGGAGTTATCCCCCCGATCTTTGCCTCGTCTATTATAATGTTTCCGGCGACTGTTGGCAATTTCATCAACATTCCATGGGTGCAGAAGGCTTCAAAAAGCTTGACGCCCGGAAACTGGGTGTACAACCTTTTTTATGTTGCTTTTATAGTCTTTTTTTGTTACTTCTATACGGCTGTAACTTTTAACCCTGTTGACGTGGCTGAAAATGTCAAGAAGCAGGGGGGGTATATACCCGGTATAAGGCCCGGCAAGGAGACTTCGGAGTTTCTTGACAGGGTATTGACCAAGTTGACATTTGCCGGTGCCATCTATATTTCTGCCGTCTGTGTTCTGCCTTCGATACTTATAGGGAAGTTCAATCTGCCCTTTTACTTTGGTGGTACTGCGCTGCTTATTGCCGTTGGTGTTGGCATGGACACTGTTGCGCAGATTGAGTCTCACCTCATAACCCGCAGTTATGAAGGGTTTATGAAGGGTGTAAAGATTAAGGGTAGGCGTTAG
- the rplO gene encoding 50S ribosomal protein L15 — translation MELNSIKPAAGASKNRKRIGRGTGSGHGKTATKGHKGQKARSGGSVKAGFEGGQMPMHRRLPKRGFKPLSKKVYSVVNLSQLDAFEQGSCVDVEAMQKSGLVKDICDGIKILASGELTKSLTIKAHKFSAAARDKITSVGGTVEEI, via the coding sequence ATGGAATTAAACAGCATAAAGCCAGCAGCAGGTGCTTCAAAAAATAGAAAAAGAATAGGTCGTGGAACAGGTTCAGGCCATGGTAAAACAGCTACCAAGGGTCACAAAGGCCAGAAGGCTCGCAGTGGCGGCAGTGTTAAGGCCGGATTTGAAGGCGGCCAGATGCCTATGCATCGCAGGCTGCCCAAACGTGGCTTTAAGCCGCTGTCTAAAAAAGTATACTCTGTTGTGAATCTCTCTCAACTGGACGCTTTTGAGCAAGGCAGTTGTGTAGATGTTGAGGCAATGCAGAAAAGCGGCTTGGTTAAAGATATATGCGATGGTATCAAAATCCTTGCTTCTGGGGAGTTGACCAAGTCTCTCACCATAAAAGCCCACAAGTTCAGTGCAGCAGCACGGGATAAAATTACCTCTGTCGGTGGAACTGTCGAGGAGATATAA
- the rpmD gene encoding 50S ribosomal protein L30, with amino-acid sequence MSAEVKVTLVRSHIGKSTSVKAVLNGLGLTKRQKTVTLKDSPEVRGMINKVSHLLKVDE; translated from the coding sequence ATGTCTGCAGAAGTAAAAGTTACCCTTGTCAGAAGTCATATAGGAAAATCGACCAGCGTTAAGGCTGTTCTCAATGGTCTAGGGTTGACCAAGCGGCAAAAGACGGTCACTTTAAAAGACTCGCCTGAAGTCAGGGGCATGATCAATAAAGTGAGCCATCTGCTAAAAGTTGATGAGTAA
- the rpsE gene encoding 30S ribosomal protein S5, with the protein MLKINPNEINLTDRVVHISRVAKVVKGGRRFSFSALVVVGDGNGYVGYGLGKANEVPEAIRKGVEQAKKNLIKVPIVEGQTIPFEIEGRFGAGKVLMMPASAGTGVIAGGAARAVFESAGVHNILAKCLGSNNPHNVVKAAFAGLMRLRTPEELIMRRGLAEQ; encoded by the coding sequence TTGCTTAAGATCAACCCAAACGAGATCAATCTAACGGACAGAGTTGTTCATATCAGCCGTGTCGCTAAAGTTGTCAAGGGAGGCAGGCGTTTCAGTTTCTCCGCACTTGTTGTTGTCGGTGATGGGAATGGATACGTCGGCTATGGACTCGGCAAAGCAAATGAGGTGCCGGAAGCTATCCGAAAAGGGGTGGAGCAGGCCAAAAAGAATCTCATCAAGGTTCCTATTGTTGAGGGACAGACAATACCCTTCGAGATCGAAGGCCGTTTCGGAGCCGGGAAAGTTCTGATGATGCCTGCATCCGCTGGTACCGGCGTAATCGCGGGCGGTGCAGCCAGGGCTGTTTTTGAATCGGCAGGAGTTCATAACATTCTTGCTAAATGTCTTGGTTCCAATAATCCACATAACGTAGTGAAAGCTGCCTTCGCCGGTCTGATGAGACTCAGGACGCCGGAAGAACTGATCATGAGAAGGGGCCTCGCAGAGCAGTAG
- the rplR gene encoding 50S ribosomal protein L18: MSSLSQKKNSRLKRQVRVRKKIKGTAERPRLNVFKSAKHIYAQLINDADGSTVASASTLLDEVSTGLDYTGNKEAAQKVGAALAKKALAKEISKVVFDRNGFLYHGRIKALAEAARENGLSF, encoded by the coding sequence TTGAGTTCTCTATCCCAGAAAAAAAATTCCCGCCTGAAGAGGCAAGTACGGGTCAGAAAAAAAATTAAAGGAACAGCTGAGCGTCCAAGACTCAATGTCTTTAAATCGGCTAAGCATATTTATGCCCAGCTGATCAATGATGCTGACGGCTCGACTGTCGCTTCGGCTTCGACTTTACTTGATGAGGTCAGCACTGGTCTTGATTATACCGGTAATAAAGAGGCTGCCCAGAAAGTAGGCGCAGCACTTGCTAAAAAGGCACTGGCTAAAGAAATATCCAAGGTTGTATTTGACCGAAACGGCTTTCTTTATCATGGTAGGATCAAGGCGCTTGCAGAAGCTGCTCGTGAAAACGGCTTGTCCTTCTAA
- the rplF gene encoding 50S ribosomal protein L6, giving the protein MSRIGKLPIEIPKGVKISYTDSNLQVVGPKGTLSRTIMSGVTIEMTENHISVSRDDDGIKSRSAHGLTRTLINNMVTGVTKGFETALEINGVGYRAELKGDVLNLSLGYSHPINFSLPKGINVEVDKMTKILVKGVDKELVGQTAAKIRDFRGPEPYKGKGVKYADETILRKAGKTGKK; this is encoded by the coding sequence ATGTCTAGAATTGGAAAACTTCCCATTGAGATCCCCAAGGGAGTAAAAATATCCTATACAGACTCCAACCTGCAAGTTGTTGGTCCCAAAGGCACTCTTTCCCGAACCATCATGTCCGGCGTTACCATAGAAATGACCGAAAACCATATCTCTGTATCCAGAGATGATGATGGTATAAAGTCACGTTCAGCCCATGGCCTCACCCGTACTCTGATCAATAATATGGTGACCGGTGTAACAAAAGGATTTGAGACCGCTTTAGAAATCAACGGTGTAGGTTACAGGGCAGAACTTAAAGGGGATGTCCTCAACCTGAGTCTGGGCTACTCCCATCCGATCAATTTTTCACTTCCCAAGGGAATAAACGTGGAAGTTGACAAAATGACCAAAATCCTCGTGAAGGGTGTGGACAAGGAACTTGTCGGTCAGACTGCGGCAAAGATTAGAGATTTTCGTGGACCTGAGCCATACAAGGGTAAGGGTGTCAAATACGCCGACGAGACTATCCTGAGAAAAGCCGGCAAAACCGGTAAAAAATAG
- the rpsH gene encoding 30S ribosomal protein S8, with amino-acid sequence MSMTDPIADMLTRIRNAGMAKHQKVDIPSSNLKVSLANLLRNEGFIKNYKVIADNKQGVLRVYLKYIDEKDHVINEIKRVSKPGGRVYVDSDGIPKVKNGLGVAVLSTSKGIITDKSAREFGIGGELICTVW; translated from the coding sequence ATGTCGATGACTGATCCGATTGCCGATATGCTAACAAGAATCAGGAATGCTGGTATGGCAAAGCATCAAAAAGTTGATATTCCTTCATCAAATCTGAAGGTTAGCTTGGCCAACCTTCTGAGGAATGAAGGATTCATCAAGAACTATAAGGTTATCGCAGATAACAAGCAGGGTGTATTGCGTGTTTATCTCAAATATATTGATGAAAAGGATCATGTCATCAACGAGATCAAGCGTGTCAGCAAGCCGGGTGGCAGAGTCTATGTGGACAGCGACGGGATCCCCAAGGTAAAAAACGGGCTTGGTGTAGCCGTACTTTCAACATCCAAGGGTATCATAACCGATAAGTCTGCTCGAGAGTTTGGTATTGGCGGCGAACTTATCTGCACAGTCTGGTAG
- a CDS encoding type Z 30S ribosomal protein S14 yields MAKTSMIIKAQRGSKFKVREYNRCPLCGRPRAYYRKFDMCRICLRKLASSGQIPGVIKSSW; encoded by the coding sequence GTGGCAAAAACATCGATGATTATAAAAGCGCAACGTGGAAGCAAATTCAAGGTACGTGAGTATAACCGTTGCCCTTTGTGTGGGCGTCCTAGAGCTTACTATAGAAAATTTGACATGTGCAGGATTTGCTTAAGAAAACTTGCCTCTTCTGGTCAAATCCCCGGGGTCATCAAATCAAGCTGGTAG
- the rplE gene encoding 50S ribosomal protein L5 gives MARLNELYNKELVPQLMKDFNYRNIMQVPKLEKIVINMGLGEAIQNVKILDSAVSEMALIAGQKPVITKAKKSIAGFKLRQGMPIGCAVTLRREKMYEFLDRLINVSLPRVRDFKGISGKGFDGKGNYSLGVKEQLIFPEIDYDKIDKIKGLNITIVTSAKNDEEGKALLKLMGMPFRN, from the coding sequence ATGGCACGGCTAAATGAGCTTTATAATAAAGAGCTGGTTCCACAGCTGATGAAGGATTTTAACTACCGGAACATTATGCAGGTTCCCAAATTGGAGAAAATCGTCATCAATATGGGACTGGGCGAAGCAATTCAGAACGTTAAGATTCTTGATTCTGCTGTATCTGAGATGGCCCTGATCGCCGGCCAAAAACCGGTTATCACCAAGGCGAAAAAATCCATAGCGGGATTCAAGCTTCGCCAGGGAATGCCCATTGGTTGCGCTGTGACTTTGCGCAGGGAAAAAATGTATGAATTCCTTGACCGTCTGATCAATGTTTCTCTGCCCCGTGTCAGAGACTTCAAAGGTATTTCCGGCAAGGGATTTGACGGTAAAGGCAATTACTCTCTGGGAGTGAAGGAGCAGCTCATTTTTCCGGAAATAGATTATGACAAGATCGACAAAATTAAAGGTCTTAATATAACGATAGTTACATCTGCAAAGAATGACGAAGAGGGAAAAGCCCTGTTGAAGCTAATGGGCATGCCTTTCAGGAATTAA
- the rplX gene encoding 50S ribosomal protein L24, giving the protein MLGKKLHVKKNDTVVVIAGKDKAKTGKVLQILPKKDGILVEGVNITKRHTKPRGSESGSIVEKEAVIHVSNVMIYCSKCDKAVRTRTNTLEDGKKVRVCVKCGEAFDK; this is encoded by the coding sequence ATGCTGGGCAAAAAACTGCATGTAAAAAAGAATGACACGGTTGTCGTTATTGCTGGTAAGGACAAGGCAAAGACGGGTAAAGTTTTGCAAATCCTCCCCAAAAAAGATGGAATCCTTGTTGAAGGGGTTAACATAACGAAACGTCATACAAAGCCCCGTGGAAGTGAGTCTGGTTCCATCGTGGAAAAGGAAGCAGTGATTCACGTTTCTAACGTTATGATATATTGCAGCAAATGCGATAAAGCCGTGCGAACACGCACCAATACCCTCGAAGATGGCAAAAAAGTCAGGGTTTGCGTAAAATGCGGCGAGGCATTTGACAAATAG
- the rplN gene encoding 50S ribosomal protein L14, translated as MIQMQTILDVADNSGAKKLFCIKVLGGSKRKYAGIGDIIVASVKEAIPNSKVKKGDVVKAVVVRTAKEIGRPDGSYIRFDGNSGVVINNQKEPVGTRIFGPVARELRAKKFMKIISLAPEVL; from the coding sequence ATGATACAGATGCAGACTATTTTGGATGTTGCCGATAACTCCGGTGCAAAAAAGCTGTTTTGCATAAAAGTACTGGGCGGTTCCAAACGTAAATACGCTGGTATAGGTGATATCATAGTAGCTTCCGTTAAAGAAGCTATTCCCAATTCTAAAGTCAAGAAAGGGGACGTGGTAAAGGCTGTTGTTGTACGGACCGCTAAAGAAATCGGTCGGCCTGACGGCTCCTATATCCGTTTTGATGGTAATTCCGGAGTTGTAATCAACAACCAGAAGGAACCGGTTGGTACTCGTATATTCGGCCCCGTTGCCAGAGAGCTGCGAGCAAAGAAATTCATGAAAATTATTTCTCTGGCACCGGAAGTCCTTTAA
- the rpsQ gene encoding 30S ribosomal protein S17, which yields MSERGNRKTQIGVVVSDKMDKTVVVKVDRLIKHSVYNKYIKRSAKYKAHDVDNSCKTGDRVLIVETRPMSKDKRWKVRQIIERNA from the coding sequence ATGAGTGAACGTGGCAATAGAAAAACCCAGATTGGTGTTGTAGTCAGCGACAAAATGGACAAAACAGTCGTAGTTAAGGTTGATCGCCTTATCAAACACAGCGTCTACAACAAATATATTAAGAGATCCGCTAAATACAAGGCCCATGATGTCGACAACAGCTGCAAGACCGGCGACAGGGTTCTAATTGTCGAAACTCGCCCCATGAGCAAGGATAAACGCTGGAAAGTCAGACAGATCATCGAGCGAAACGCTTAG
- the rpmC gene encoding 50S ribosomal protein L29 encodes MKASDLNKSTVDELRSTEAELTKELFNLKFQLHTGRLEDTSKPARIKKDIARVKSVLRAKRG; translated from the coding sequence ATGAAGGCTAGTGATCTGAATAAATCTACCGTTGACGAACTCCGATCGACGGAAGCTGAATTAACCAAAGAGCTCTTCAACCTGAAGTTCCAGCTTCATACCGGTCGCCTGGAAGACACGTCAAAACCAGCTCGCATAAAGAAAGACATTGCACGGGTAAAATCCGTACTCCGCGCGAAAAGGGGCTAG
- the rplP gene encoding 50S ribosomal protein L16, which yields MLMPKKVKHRKQMKGRMSGTPQRGVSLAFGDYGLQATECGWLDSRQIEAARIAMNRYIKRGGKIWIRIFPDKPLTAKPAETRMGKGKGSPDSWVCVIKPGRILYEMEGVTEEVAREAFRLAAHKLPIPTKFTSRKDANEG from the coding sequence ATGTTAATGCCAAAGAAAGTTAAGCATAGAAAGCAAATGAAGGGGCGGATGTCCGGCACCCCTCAGAGAGGCGTCTCATTGGCTTTCGGAGATTACGGTCTGCAGGCGACGGAATGCGGCTGGCTGGACTCCAGACAGATCGAAGCTGCTCGTATTGCCATGAACCGTTATATCAAGAGGGGCGGTAAAATTTGGATCCGTATCTTCCCTGACAAGCCGTTGACTGCAAAGCCGGCTGAAACTCGTATGGGTAAGGGCAAAGGATCGCCTGACTCTTGGGTCTGCGTGATCAAACCGGGCCGGATCCTTTACGAAATGGAGGGTGTTACCGAAGAAGTGGCCCGCGAGGCTTTCAGGCTCGCTGCGCACAAACTTCCTATACCCACTAAATTTACATCAAGGAAGGACGCCAATGAAGGCTAG
- the rpsC gene encoding 30S ribosomal protein S3, with the protein MGQKVNPIGFRLGVIKTWDSKWYAEKDFAKLLHEDLKLKSFLKKRLYHSGVSKIEIERAAGKAKINIYTARPGLIIGKKGSEVETLKKELAKLTDKEVYLNIQEVRKPELDAQLVSENIALQLERRVAFRRAMKKSVTSSLKFGAKGIRITCSGRLGGAEMSRTEWYREGRVPLHTLRADIDYGFAEAKTTYGIIGVKVLIFKGEVLSGK; encoded by the coding sequence TTGGGTCAGAAAGTAAATCCTATTGGTTTCAGACTTGGCGTTATCAAAACCTGGGACTCGAAATGGTACGCGGAAAAGGATTTTGCCAAGCTTCTTCATGAAGACTTGAAGCTGAAATCTTTTCTTAAAAAACGTCTGTATCATTCTGGTGTTTCCAAGATTGAAATAGAGCGTGCGGCAGGAAAAGCCAAGATTAACATATACACTGCTCGTCCAGGTCTCATTATCGGCAAGAAGGGATCAGAGGTCGAGACCCTGAAAAAGGAACTGGCCAAACTTACCGACAAGGAAGTTTATCTGAATATTCAGGAAGTGCGGAAACCGGAACTTGACGCACAGTTGGTCTCGGAAAACATAGCACTGCAGCTTGAGCGGCGTGTTGCTTTCCGGCGGGCCATGAAGAAAAGCGTCACCTCTTCCCTTAAGTTTGGTGCAAAAGGTATAAGAATTACCTGCTCAGGACGCCTCGGTGGCGCTGAAATGTCCCGTACCGAATGGTATCGTGAAGGGCGGGTACCCCTTCATACTTTGAGAGCAGATATTGATTACGGTTTTGCTGAGGCGAAAACCACATATGGGATTATCGGTGTCAAGGTTCTCATATTCAAGGGTGAAGTGCTCTCCGGCAAATAA
- the rplV gene encoding 50S ribosomal protein L22, which translates to MESTAKLSFARLSPRKTRLVVDMVRGKGIQNALNTLRFSPQPSAKLVSKLLSSAVANAEQKGVADVDRLYVKTIYVDGGTVLKRFVPRAMGRASKIRKPTSHICVVLAEKK; encoded by the coding sequence ATGGAATCAACCGCCAAATTATCATTTGCTCGTTTATCTCCCCGTAAAACCCGCTTGGTAGTAGACATGGTCAGAGGGAAAGGGATACAGAACGCTCTCAATACATTACGCTTCTCGCCGCAGCCATCGGCAAAGCTCGTTTCGAAGCTTCTCTCTTCGGCTGTTGCTAATGCCGAGCAAAAAGGGGTAGCTGATGTGGACCGTCTTTATGTAAAAACCATATATGTTGACGGTGGTACTGTTCTGAAGAGATTTGTGCCGCGGGCCATGGGTAGAGCAAGCAAAATAAGAAAACCGACCAGTCACATTTGTGTTGTACTGGCGGAGAAGAAATAA
- the rpsS gene encoding 30S ribosomal protein S19 produces the protein MARSIKKGPFVDAHLEAKVQAEGASSKKVIKTWSRRSTITPDFIGLTFAVHNGRKFIPVFVTENMVGHKMGEFAPTRTFFGHAADKKSKLKKK, from the coding sequence ATGGCAAGATCGATAAAAAAAGGACCTTTTGTAGACGCTCACCTAGAAGCTAAAGTTCAGGCAGAGGGAGCATCGTCCAAAAAAGTAATTAAAACATGGTCTAGACGTTCTACGATAACTCCTGATTTTATCGGCCTGACGTTTGCCGTGCACAATGGTAGAAAATTCATACCGGTCTTTGTTACCGAAAACATGGTGGGTCATAAAATGGGCGAATTTGCTCCCACCAGGACCTTTTTCGGGCATGCCGCCGACAAAAAAAGCAAGCTGAAAAAGAAGTAA
- the rplB gene encoding 50S ribosomal protein L2, with amino-acid sequence MAIKSYKPTSAGRRHQTCSTFEEITTSQPERSLVVKLKKTGGRNNFGRITSRHIGGGHKQKYRIIDFRRDKRDIPAKVASVEYDPYRSARIALLNYADGEKRYIIAPLDLKVGDTVVASTSADIKPGNALPIRSIPLGTIIHNIELKIGKGAQLARSAGTFAQLMAKEEKYAQVKLPSGEVRMVLMDCMATIGQVGNLDHENVSIGKAGRSRWLGKRPKVRGVAMNPVDHPHGGGEGRTSGGRHPVTPWGIPTKGYKTRTNKTSTRFIVKRRTK; translated from the coding sequence ATGGCTATCAAAAGTTACAAACCAACGTCAGCAGGCCGCAGGCATCAGACCTGTTCAACATTTGAGGAAATTACCACCAGCCAGCCCGAGAGATCTCTTGTAGTAAAGTTGAAAAAAACAGGTGGTCGTAACAATTTTGGCAGGATCACTTCGCGCCATATTGGCGGTGGTCATAAGCAAAAGTATCGGATCATCGACTTTCGTCGTGATAAGCGGGATATTCCGGCCAAAGTAGCTTCGGTGGAATACGATCCATATCGCAGCGCCAGGATTGCTCTGTTGAATTATGCTGACGGCGAAAAAAGATACATTATCGCTCCGCTTGACCTTAAGGTAGGGGATACTGTTGTAGCGAGTACCAGCGCTGATATCAAACCTGGAAATGCTTTGCCAATCCGTTCGATCCCTTTGGGTACCATTATTCACAATATCGAGTTGAAAATCGGCAAAGGAGCGCAGCTTGCTCGTAGCGCCGGCACCTTTGCCCAGCTTATGGCAAAGGAAGAAAAATATGCCCAGGTTAAACTTCCTTCCGGTGAGGTGCGTATGGTCCTCATGGATTGTATGGCAACTATCGGGCAAGTGGGAAACCTGGACCACGAAAATGTTTCCATCGGCAAAGCAGGTCGCTCCCGCTGGCTTGGCAAGCGTCCTAAAGTAAGGGGCGTTGCCATGAACCCCGTCGACCATCCCCACGGTGGTGGTGAAGGTAGAACTTCTGGGGGCCGTCACCCCGTAACTCCATGGGGTATCCCGACCAAAGGATACAAGACGAGAACCAATAAGACTTCCACCAGATTCATCGTTAAGCGACGGACAAAATAA
- a CDS encoding 50S ribosomal protein L23, protein MNIYSVIKKPLITEKTTIEKDDHNVISFIVDNDANKIEIKNAVKTLFNVEVESVKTVNVAGKIKRVGKNIGKRSNWKKAYVTLKEGNNVDFFEA, encoded by the coding sequence ATGAACATCTACAGTGTTATAAAAAAGCCGCTGATCACTGAGAAAACTACCATTGAAAAAGATGACCACAATGTCATCTCCTTCATTGTTGACAATGATGCCAATAAAATCGAAATAAAAAATGCCGTCAAGACTCTTTTCAATGTTGAAGTTGAATCTGTTAAGACTGTCAATGTGGCAGGCAAAATCAAGAGAGTCGGAAAAAATATAGGCAAACGTTCAAATTGGAAAAAGGCCTACGTCACCCTTAAAGAGGGTAACAATGTCGATTTCTTTGAAGCATAA